Within the Triticum aestivum cultivar Chinese Spring unplaced genomic scaffold, IWGSC CS RefSeq v2.1 scaffold16731, whole genome shotgun sequence genome, the region CTATTTGAAAACAAAAAGTTATGAGCCAGGGTAGGTAGTACTCACGTTCACATTAAAAGGGCAATATTTGTAGGAATTTCGCTTACCTGTTTTGCACATCCATAGTCTCGGGAATATCTAAATTTATAAAAACTTGAGTTGCACTATTTGACGATAGAGAATATCCTAAATAGTGGTTCAAATAATCATTTTCCTATGTAAAACCAAGCAGAGAGATGATAAAATAAGTGATTAAAATTTGAAAAAAGACATACTGCCAAATTTTCTCACTGTTGTTGATGTAATTATAATGACATTCCCTATTGACTTCACATCAATTAGATCAGCTTTATCACCCCATAATCTAACTTTGACTTCCTGGTCTCTGTCAACAAAAAGTAAAACAATTGTGAATACATGACATGAGCACCTTGGCTGCAAATATGATGTATTTTTTGGCTTACTCGATTAGAAGGAAGATATCACGGATTCTGGAGAGCCCAAGATATGTTCTAGTTTCTTCAATTGGTCCTATGTGTGTTGCAACTCCAATAACATCTGTTAGCACATGAATTTAGATGGCATTTTATACATGACATGAAAAAATATGGCATACTGTATCTAAAAAGTTCAATGATATCATACCTGAGAGATAAGTGTCAATGTTTACTCTTTGGGAGagttcctccatgcttgaaaagTTGAAACCATGCTTTGGAATGTCTTCATTATCTTTAATCTCCTCTATATTTGTTGTGGGTGAGAAGTTAATCATCATCTCATTTTGTACAGGTCGAAATTTTGCTGCTGCTGGAATGACTCTCACGTTTTTAATGAGGTACACATTGCCTTCTTGAATAAATGACCTTAACTTTTCGATATATGCCTTATTGATAACTCCATGCAACATTGTCCCCTTCAATTGTATTTGTAATTAGCATGTAGATTGAAGCTAAATCTTATTATCAAAATAATTCAAGCAAGGATGTAATTTCTATGAGAGAACCATTATACCTCTTCATCAATAAGCACCATGTCTAGACTAAGTATTTCACCATTACTGATCAATATGGAATCCCATAGTCTCGACACTCTTGCCTTGATTGTTAATTCCTTTCCTCTACTGGAAGTATTGATCTGACAAAAGGTTTTGTATGCCATGAAAGACTTCGTCATTGAATTGCAACATCGAAGAGATAGTTAGGATTACCTATGAGGATGCTTATGTGATCGATACTTGTA harbors:
- the LOC123177237 gene encoding replication factor A protein 1-like isoform X2, with translation MAYKTFCQINTSSRGKELTIKARVSRLWDSILISNGEILSLDMVLIDEEGTMLHGVINKAYIEKLRSFIQEGNVYLIKNVRVIPAAAKFRPVQNEMMINFSPTTNIEEIKDNEDIPKHGFNFSSMEELSQRVNIDTYLSDVIGVATHIGPIEETRTYLGLSRIRDIFLLIEDQEVKVRLWGDKADLIDVKSIGNVIIITSTTVRKFGRYSLSSNSATQVFINLDIPETMDVQNSICSKEKIIKELHVEENHLKGTLEEQMHYNRKTLEELNGILLDSSNQGRIFTVEAVINDVNTRYGWYYISCSENNCKKLLEKRIDYYYCTKCDRKAQPKPRYKIKLQISDSTASASCVLFEKEAQQLIHESAENMVASIGNESDELPKPIQEICGQTVIFQFRLTDYNFTSCRPDYTVSRLFFLDTSSSSMKSDSNETV
- the LOC123177237 gene encoding replication factor A protein 1-like isoform X1, whose amino-acid sequence is MTKSFMAYKTFCQINTSSRGKELTIKARVSRLWDSILISNGEILSLDMVLIDEEGTMLHGVINKAYIEKLRSFIQEGNVYLIKNVRVIPAAAKFRPVQNEMMINFSPTTNIEEIKDNEDIPKHGFNFSSMEELSQRVNIDTYLSDVIGVATHIGPIEETRTYLGLSRIRDIFLLIEDQEVKVRLWGDKADLIDVKSIGNVIIITSTTVRKFGRYSLSSNSATQVFINLDIPETMDVQNSICSKEKIIKELHVEENHLKGTLEEQMHYNRKTLEELNGILLDSSNQGRIFTVEAVINDVNTRYGWYYISCSENNCKKLLEKRIDYYYCTKCDRKAQPKPRYKIKLQISDSTASASCVLFEKEAQQLIHESAENMVASIGNESDELPKPIQEICGQTVIFQFRLTDYNFTSCRPDYTVSRLFFLDTSSSSMKSDSNETV